The following proteins are co-located in the Manihot esculenta cultivar AM560-2 chromosome 9, M.esculenta_v8, whole genome shotgun sequence genome:
- the LOC110623088 gene encoding probable protein phosphatase 2C 5 isoform X1, with protein sequence MLDLLRPLHVPTAEVSSMKSPPVPLGTLIGRELRNEKVEKPFVKYGQAALAKKGEDYFLIKSDCQRIPGDLSTSFSVFAIFDGHNGISAAIFAKENLLDNVLSAIPQEISQEEWLQALPRALVAGFVKTDIEFQQKRETSGTTVTFVVIDGWTITVASVGDSRCILDTQGGVVSLLTVDHRLEENAEERERVTASGGEVGRLNVYGGNQVGPLRCWPGGLCLSRSIGDTDVGEFIVPIPHVKQVKLSNAGGRLIIASDGIWDALSSDMAAKSCRGLPAELAAKLVVKEALRSRGLKDDTTCLVVDIVPFDVPVLPTIQTKKQNMLSSLLFGKKSINSGWKATNKLSAVGVVEELFEEGSAVLAERLGKDFPSNANSGLYRCAVCQVDQSPTDGLSVNSGSFFSPGSKPWEGPFLCPNCRKKKDAMEGKRPSRPAVTA encoded by the exons GCTGAAGTATCAAGTATGAAATCCCCTCCTGTTCCACTTGGGACCTTGATTGGTCGTGAGCTTAGGAACGAGAAGGTTGAGAAACCTTTTGTGAAGTATGGACAAGCTGCTTTGGCAAAGAAGGGAGAAGACTACTTTCTGATAAAATCCGACTGCCAGAGGATTCCTGGGGATTTGTCTACATCATTTTCTGTCTTTGCG ATTTTTGATGGCCATAATGGTATATCAGCAGCAATCTTTGCAAAAGAGAACTTATTGGATAATGTTTTGAGTGCCATTCCCCAGGAAATCAGTCAGGAAGAGTGGCTTCAAGCCCTTCCTCGAGCACTGGTTGCCGGTTTTGTGAAAACTGACATAGAATTTCAGCAGAAAA GGGAAACTTCTGGGACAACTGTGACATTTGTTGTGATAGATGGGTGGACCATTACTGTTGCTTCTGTGGGAGATTCACGATGCATCTTGGACACCCAGGGTGGTGTAGTTTCACTTTTGACAGTTGATCACAGGTTAGAAGAAAATGCAGAAGAGAGGGAGCGTGTCACTGCAAGCGGGGGTGAAGTAGGGAGGCTCAATGTATACGGGGGCAATCAG GTTGGTCCCTTGCGCTGCTGGCCAGGTGGATTATGTCTTTCTAGGTCAATCGGAGATACTGATGTTGGAGAGTTTATTGTTCCAATACCACATGTCAAGCAAGTTAAG CTTTCGAACGCGGGGGGGAGGCTCATTATTGCTTCTGATGGTATCTGGGATGCACTATCTTCTGATATGGCTGCAAAGTCTTGTCGTGGTTTACCTGCAGAGCTTGCTGCCAAGTTGGTGGTTAAG GAGGCTTTAAGGTCAAGAGGGCTGAAGGATGATACAACATGCCTTGTTGTTGATATTGTCCCATTTGACGTTCCTGTCTTACCTACCATACAAACGAAGAAGCAAAACATGCTTAGTTCACTTCTGTTTGGAAAGAAATCTATTAATTCTGGATGGAAAGCAACAAATAAGCTTTCTGCTGTTGGAGTGGTAGAGGAGTTGTTTGAGGAGGGTTCTGCTGTACTTGCAGAAAG GTTGGGTAAAGATTTTCCTTCAAATGCAAACTCTGGGCTGTACAGATGTGCTGTATGCCAAGTAGATCAAAGCCCGACTGATGGTTTATCAGTAAACTCAGGGTCTTTTTTCTCACCTGGATCAAAGCCATGGGAAGGCCCCTTCCTCTGCCCTAACTGTCGAAAAAAGAAAGACGCCATGGAAGGGAAAAGACCGAGCAGACCCGCAGTGACTGCATAA
- the LOC110623088 gene encoding probable protein phosphatase 2C 5 isoform X2, which produces MSQAEVSSMKSPPVPLGTLIGRELRNEKVEKPFVKYGQAALAKKGEDYFLIKSDCQRIPGDLSTSFSVFAIFDGHNGISAAIFAKENLLDNVLSAIPQEISQEEWLQALPRALVAGFVKTDIEFQQKRETSGTTVTFVVIDGWTITVASVGDSRCILDTQGGVVSLLTVDHRLEENAEERERVTASGGEVGRLNVYGGNQVGPLRCWPGGLCLSRSIGDTDVGEFIVPIPHVKQVKLSNAGGRLIIASDGIWDALSSDMAAKSCRGLPAELAAKLVVKEALRSRGLKDDTTCLVVDIVPFDVPVLPTIQTKKQNMLSSLLFGKKSINSGWKATNKLSAVGVVEELFEEGSAVLAERLGKDFPSNANSGLYRCAVCQVDQSPTDGLSVNSGSFFSPGSKPWEGPFLCPNCRKKKDAMEGKRPSRPAVTA; this is translated from the exons ATGAGCCAGGCTGAAGTATCAAGTATGAAATCCCCTCCTGTTCCACTTGGGACCTTGATTGGTCGTGAGCTTAGGAACGAGAAGGTTGAGAAACCTTTTGTGAAGTATGGACAAGCTGCTTTGGCAAAGAAGGGAGAAGACTACTTTCTGATAAAATCCGACTGCCAGAGGATTCCTGGGGATTTGTCTACATCATTTTCTGTCTTTGCG ATTTTTGATGGCCATAATGGTATATCAGCAGCAATCTTTGCAAAAGAGAACTTATTGGATAATGTTTTGAGTGCCATTCCCCAGGAAATCAGTCAGGAAGAGTGGCTTCAAGCCCTTCCTCGAGCACTGGTTGCCGGTTTTGTGAAAACTGACATAGAATTTCAGCAGAAAA GGGAAACTTCTGGGACAACTGTGACATTTGTTGTGATAGATGGGTGGACCATTACTGTTGCTTCTGTGGGAGATTCACGATGCATCTTGGACACCCAGGGTGGTGTAGTTTCACTTTTGACAGTTGATCACAGGTTAGAAGAAAATGCAGAAGAGAGGGAGCGTGTCACTGCAAGCGGGGGTGAAGTAGGGAGGCTCAATGTATACGGGGGCAATCAG GTTGGTCCCTTGCGCTGCTGGCCAGGTGGATTATGTCTTTCTAGGTCAATCGGAGATACTGATGTTGGAGAGTTTATTGTTCCAATACCACATGTCAAGCAAGTTAAG CTTTCGAACGCGGGGGGGAGGCTCATTATTGCTTCTGATGGTATCTGGGATGCACTATCTTCTGATATGGCTGCAAAGTCTTGTCGTGGTTTACCTGCAGAGCTTGCTGCCAAGTTGGTGGTTAAG GAGGCTTTAAGGTCAAGAGGGCTGAAGGATGATACAACATGCCTTGTTGTTGATATTGTCCCATTTGACGTTCCTGTCTTACCTACCATACAAACGAAGAAGCAAAACATGCTTAGTTCACTTCTGTTTGGAAAGAAATCTATTAATTCTGGATGGAAAGCAACAAATAAGCTTTCTGCTGTTGGAGTGGTAGAGGAGTTGTTTGAGGAGGGTTCTGCTGTACTTGCAGAAAG GTTGGGTAAAGATTTTCCTTCAAATGCAAACTCTGGGCTGTACAGATGTGCTGTATGCCAAGTAGATCAAAGCCCGACTGATGGTTTATCAGTAAACTCAGGGTCTTTTTTCTCACCTGGATCAAAGCCATGGGAAGGCCCCTTCCTCTGCCCTAACTGTCGAAAAAAGAAAGACGCCATGGAAGGGAAAAGACCGAGCAGACCCGCAGTGACTGCATAA